In Humulus lupulus chromosome 7, drHumLupu1.1, whole genome shotgun sequence, the following are encoded in one genomic region:
- the LOC133789886 gene encoding fasciclin-like arabinogalactan protein 12, whose translation MTKQGLIILSFLFFYHFTTSLAQSQAHAPSHVKAEAPAAKPPISKTQAVEPPSEVPLIQAPPHKSLVAPTNVSKILEKAGGFSVFIRLLRSTSVSIQIENQLNVSNSLTIFAPSNGAFSALKPGTLNSLSTEDKVQLVQYHILPSFVSLQNFQTLSNPVRTQASNTYDFPLNITVEGSWVNISTGLVNTTISATVYEDNQLAIYKVDKVLLPLGIFAPRPKRLAPAPAPVKPSSSSSFSSDSPIEALDASNALSVTRSGFATTIGGFALVATIFMMR comes from the coding sequence ATGACAAAACAAGGTCTCATTATCTTGTCATTCCTCTTTTTTTACCACTTCACCACATCTCTTGCTCAATCTCAGGCCCACGCTCCATCCCATGTCAAAGCTGAAGCCCCGGCAGCCAAACCACCAATATCGAAGACACAAGCTGTGGAACCGCCGTCTGAAGTACCACTCATTCAAGCGCCACCTCACAAATCACTGGTTGCGCCCACCAACGTCTCCAAAATCCTTGAAAAGGCTGGCGGTTTCAGTGTCTTCATTCGCCTACTGAGGAGCACCTCAGTAAGTATCCAGATTGAAAATCAACTCAATGTCTCTAACAGCTTGACCATTTTCGCTCCATCAAACGGTGCGTTTTCGGCTCTCAAACCGGGCACTCTCAACTCCCTCTCCACCGAAGACAAAGTCCAGCTCGTACAATACCACATTCTTCCATCCTTTGTTTCTCTCCAAAACTTCCAGACTCTAAGCAACCCTGTACGGACCCAAGCCAGCAATACTTATGACTTCCCACTGAACATTACAGTGGAAGGTAGTTGGGTCAACATTTCAACAGGACTTGTTAATACCACAATATCCGCGACAGTTTATGAAGATAATCAGCTTGCTATTTATAAGGTCGATAAGGTGTTGCTTCCTCTTGGCATTTTCGCTCCAAGGCCGAAGCGTTTGGCTCCTGCACCCGCGCCAGTTAAACCGTCCTCTTCATCATCGTTTTCATCGGATAGCCCAATTGAAGCGTTGGATGCGTCGAATGCCCTCAGTGTCACCAGAAGTGGTTTTGCGACAACTATTGGAGGATTTGCTTTGGTGGCCACAATTTTCATGATGCGGTAA